A stretch of the Thermofilum adornatum genome encodes the following:
- a CDS encoding pyridoxal phosphate-dependent aminotransferase, translated as MTWTYMDKTEAFRKDPSYEFLNLANRYKDTVSFGIGQPFHLPPGEIFSGIKPSQKDVSSYSPALGLPELRERIADFLGQKYKADLKAGNVAVTVGATSALFMSMLLLVKDETNVYIPDPGFPMYRDVASFFGGRVTYWRANFNDDFKWDCQLEAINSEGGVVVINFPNNPTGTAASREMLECLSEASRRKRFFIVSDEVYEDFVYENRHFSVLEFPELLEGAVYIGSFSKTWGLAGYRLGYMVASAELIEKLENVAISMYGSPPTYSQLLALKALDYGLGWFEKVREMYKANRDLLVEGLSRIPGVEAYRPGGAFYVFPRIRELAKRLGARNSRELAIMLLERAGVIALPGDAYSESLGAYYLRFSFSLPREKILEGLNRLKKLAEGI; from the coding sequence GTGACTTGGACTTATATGGATAAGACCGAAGCCTTCAGGAAGGATCCATCATACGAGTTCCTCAACCTGGCAAACAGGTACAAGGATACTGTGAGTTTCGGCATCGGCCAGCCATTCCATCTTCCACCAGGAGAGATATTCTCTGGCATAAAACCGTCCCAGAAAGATGTGTCAAGCTACTCTCCTGCCCTGGGCCTTCCGGAGCTCCGAGAAAGAATAGCTGATTTTCTAGGCCAAAAATACAAGGCAGACTTGAAGGCTGGAAACGTGGCTGTAACTGTTGGGGCCACATCTGCCCTATTCATGTCTATGCTTCTATTGGTCAAGGACGAGACCAATGTTTACATTCCAGACCCGGGATTCCCGATGTATAGGGACGTAGCCTCATTCTTTGGGGGAAGAGTTACATATTGGAGGGCAAACTTCAATGATGACTTCAAGTGGGATTGCCAACTGGAGGCTATTAATAGCGAAGGCGGAGTCGTTGTCATTAATTTTCCAAATAATCCAACTGGGACAGCTGCATCGAGGGAAATGTTGGAATGCTTGTCTGAGGCGTCCCGCAGGAAAAGATTCTTCATTGTAAGTGACGAGGTTTACGAGGACTTCGTATATGAGAATAGACACTTTTCAGTGCTGGAGTTTCCTGAGTTGCTAGAAGGAGCCGTATATATTGGAAGCTTCTCTAAGACGTGGGGTCTCGCCGGATACAGGCTAGGCTACATGGTTGCTAGCGCAGAGCTCATAGAAAAGCTTGAAAACGTTGCAATAAGCATGTATGGTTCGCCACCGACCTATTCACAGCTACTTGCACTGAAGGCCCTGGATTACGGTCTTGGATGGTTTGAAAAGGTGAGAGAAATGTATAAGGCTAATAGGGATCTCCTAGTTGAGGGCTTGTCTAGGATTCCAGGCGTCGAAGCGTATAGGCCTGGGGGAGCCTTTTACGTTTTTCCACGCATAAGAGAGCTGGCAAAGCGGCTGGGGGCGAGGAATTCCCGGGAGCTGGCCATTATGTTACTGGAACGTGCAGGAGTGATTGCATTGCCTGGGGACGCCTACTCAGAAAGTTTAGGAGCATATTACTTAAGGTTCTCATTCTCGCTTCCACGCGAAAAAATATTGGAAGGGCTAAATAGGTTGAAAAAGCTGGCCGAAGGCATTTAG
- a CDS encoding ABC transporter ATP-binding protein: MSTTGIIVEGLVKRYGGKTAINGVSLRVEPGEIYALLGPNGAGKTTTLKTIVGLLRPDSGYVLIDGVNVHADRARALRNIGYVPENPVGFDYLRVREFFEFVASLRGIPRDVLSERTEKYLQLFQLEKFEDSFMGELSKGNLQKVLVVSALLHEPKVLVLDEPMSGMDPESQIAFKEVLREHAVKGGTVLISSHMLDTVERFATRVGIIADGKIIAEGTLEELKRKVEARGDITLEQVFLRVLKGV; the protein is encoded by the coding sequence GTGTCTACAACTGGGATAATTGTCGAGGGACTAGTAAAAAGGTATGGCGGCAAGACAGCGATCAATGGTGTTTCTCTGAGAGTGGAACCAGGAGAAATATATGCGCTTCTAGGCCCTAACGGGGCCGGCAAGACAACGACACTGAAGACCATAGTGGGTTTACTTAGACCCGACTCTGGCTACGTCCTTATCGACGGGGTAAATGTCCACGCTGACCGGGCCAGGGCTCTACGCAACATTGGATATGTCCCCGAAAACCCCGTTGGCTTCGACTACCTCAGGGTCCGAGAGTTCTTCGAGTTTGTGGCATCCTTGAGAGGTATACCCAGAGACGTTTTGAGTGAGAGGACAGAAAAGTATCTCCAGCTTTTCCAGCTTGAAAAGTTTGAAGACTCCTTTATGGGAGAGCTTTCCAAGGGAAATCTCCAAAAAGTCCTAGTTGTATCAGCCCTTCTACATGAGCCCAAAGTTCTAGTCCTCGATGAACCTATGTCAGGCATGGACCCAGAGTCCCAAATAGCATTTAAGGAGGTCTTGAGGGAGCATGCGGTTAAGGGTGGTACAGTCCTCATATCCAGCCACATGCTAGACACTGTGGAAAGATTTGCAACTAGGGTCGGCATCATAGCTGATGGCAAGATAATTGCAGAAGGGACACTAGAAGAGCTGAAACGGAAAGTGGAGGCCCGCGGGGACATTACACTTGAACAGGTATTCTTGAGAGTCCTTAAGGGGGTCTAG
- a CDS encoding HEPN domain-containing protein, with product MVALSIRFYNEMVERAKHFYRISDNDASTGRYDIALFHLEQAVQLALKAYLLRTIGDFPRTHSIKDLVELSGNESFRREMVHHRHT from the coding sequence ATGGTCGCGCTGAGCATTAGGTTCTACAACGAGATGGTGGAGAGAGCAAAACACTTCTACCGGATTAGCGACAACGACGCGTCTACAGGACGATACGACATCGCGCTTTTCCACCTCGAGCAGGCTGTCCAGCTAGCATTAAAGGCATACCTTCTAAGAACAATAGGAGACTTTCCAAGGACTCACTCGATAAAAGACTTAGTTGAGCTGAGCGGAAACGAATCTTTCCGACGAGAAATGGTACATCATCGACATACTTGA
- a CDS encoding DUF6932 family protein, which produces MYRHIEYLKKTRKDLEENLEKYLSDLKSLAEKHGGKAYIFGSYLRGENIAASDIDVLIEIPDNLDRLSVLHEARKLAPNTRIEIHVLTKKDAEIFKQLIKEYKEIV; this is translated from the coding sequence ATGTATAGGCATATCGAGTATTTGAAGAAGACAAGAAAAGACCTAGAAGAAAACCTCGAGAAATATCTCTCAGACCTCAAAAGCCTTGCAGAGAAACATGGCGGCAAAGCATACATCTTCGGCTCCTACCTTCGGGGAGAAAACATAGCCGCAAGCGATATAGACGTTCTCATCGAGATACCAGACAACCTCGACAGACTCAGCGTGCTACACGAGGCCAGAAAGCTTGCACCAAACACAAGAATAGAGATCCACGTACTAACCAAGAAAGACGCAGAAATATTCAAACAACTCATAAAGGAATACAAAGAAATAGTTTAA
- a CDS encoding AbrB/MazE/SpoVT family DNA-binding domain-containing protein, with protein sequence MTEKYTVKVHGKGLIVIPAEVRKKFGITPGSKLQLYIEEDSIRIVVPKDLKSLFGADGEKALEVTRLILEERKRERDTEIRARL encoded by the coding sequence GTGACCGAAAAATACACGGTAAAAGTTCACGGGAAAGGATTAATAGTCATACCTGCAGAGGTCAGAAAGAAGTTTGGCATAACGCCTGGCTCAAAACTTCAGCTTTACATAGAAGAGGACTCTATCCGCATTGTTGTTCCTAAGGATCTCAAAAGCCTATTTGGAGCTGATGGCGAAAAGGCACTTGAGGTTACTAGACTTATATTGGAGGAGAGGAAGAGAGAACGTGACACCGAGATTCGTGCTCGACTCTAG
- a CDS encoding type II toxin-antitoxin system VapC family toxin — protein sequence MTPRFVLDSSAVSLYFAGRKEVERFIEDAYRGRNQLYMCEINVAEFLYNTAKVLGWETAIIRHSVLRNSPIKIVTLDEELTLESARLKHKYWNKLSLADAYLVALAKQLRAKIVTSDTTLAEIEEAETVLVFL from the coding sequence GTGACACCGAGATTCGTGCTCGACTCTAGCGCGGTCTCACTATATTTTGCTGGAAGGAAAGAGGTTGAACGCTTCATAGAAGATGCCTACAGAGGTAGAAACCAGCTCTACATGTGTGAAATTAACGTTGCCGAATTCCTCTACAACACGGCTAAGGTTCTTGGTTGGGAAACTGCTATCATAAGGCACTCCGTCCTCCGTAATAGTCCAATTAAAATTGTAACACTGGACGAGGAACTCACACTAGAATCTGCCCGCCTAAAGCACAAATACTGGAACAAGCTTTCTCTTGCGGACGCGTATTTAGTCGCCCTAGCAAAACAACTAAGAGCAAAAATTGTAACCTCTGATACTACTCTAGCAGAAATAGAAGAGGCAGAGACAGTTCTCGTATTTCTTTAA
- a CDS encoding alpha/beta hydrolase: MSRQGSSLSGCREQLVWVPSAGVGLSGVLHLPAGVSRPVLFLHGFTGNKTESGRLYTDMARVLCSVGYAALRFDFRCHGDSPLPFEEFRISLAVEDARNAAGFLKNVPEVDGTRFGVVGLSMGGGVAVSLAAGREDVGALVLLSPALDWPELFQRARGFFRAEEGYVYWGPNRMRDVYAMETMNFSVMGLAEEIKAPTLIIHSVDDMVVPISQAKRFYEKLKVEKKFIEIEHGGHVFDDYNVRRRIEQEVLEWVKRHL; this comes from the coding sequence GTGTCTAGGCAAGGTTCTAGTTTGAGTGGTTGCAGAGAGCAACTTGTCTGGGTGCCTAGCGCTGGTGTGGGTCTTTCGGGTGTCCTCCATCTTCCCGCTGGTGTCTCTAGGCCGGTGCTTTTTCTGCATGGGTTTACTGGCAACAAGACTGAGAGTGGTAGGCTTTATACGGACATGGCTCGGGTTCTCTGTAGCGTTGGCTATGCGGCTCTAAGGTTTGACTTCAGGTGCCACGGAGACAGCCCGTTGCCGTTTGAGGAGTTCAGGATATCTCTTGCCGTGGAGGATGCGCGCAACGCTGCTGGATTCTTGAAGAATGTTCCTGAGGTGGACGGGACCAGGTTTGGCGTTGTGGGGCTAAGCATGGGCGGAGGAGTCGCTGTTAGCCTGGCGGCTGGGCGTGAAGATGTAGGCGCCCTGGTTCTTCTTTCCCCTGCATTGGACTGGCCCGAGCTTTTCCAGCGTGCACGGGGCTTTTTCAGGGCTGAGGAGGGATATGTTTACTGGGGACCCAACAGGATGAGGGACGTCTATGCCATGGAGACGATGAATTTCTCTGTTATGGGGCTTGCCGAGGAAATCAAGGCACCCACTCTAATCATCCACTCTGTAGACGACATGGTGGTCCCAATTAGCCAGGCGAAGAGGTTCTATGAGAAGCTGAAGGTAGAGAAAAAGTTCATAGAGATAGAGCACGGCGGCCACGTCTTCGATGACTACAACGTTAGACGCAGAATCGAGCAGGAAGTCCTAGAATGGGTAAAAAGGCACCTTTAA
- a CDS encoding SDR family oxidoreductase, whose protein sequence is MDRFREKTCIVTGGARGIGAAIATRLGTEGCTVAIFDIDEQAGKYRQRELEKNDIKAVFYKVDVASEEMVRQAVEDFYAKHGRIDILVNNAGIGFSGKSIEEQTLEEWRRIIDTNLTGTWLCTKHVVTYMKKTGGVIINIASTRAFQSEPNTEPYSASKGGIIALSHALAVSLAKYHIRVISISPGWVDTSHWQVPPRQPQLTPLDHEWHPAGRVGKPEDIAALVAFLASDDAQWMTGTNITIDGGVTTKMFYPDLDQIQKLLAKLLQDEETAQTLIKLAEKLHTNKDILREIRNKYLSTS, encoded by the coding sequence ATGGATAGATTTCGGGAAAAGACATGCATAGTTACAGGCGGAGCCCGCGGCATAGGAGCCGCCATAGCCACTAGGCTTGGCACCGAGGGGTGCACCGTTGCAATATTCGACATAGACGAGCAAGCAGGAAAATACAGGCAACGCGAACTCGAGAAAAACGACATAAAGGCAGTCTTCTACAAGGTAGACGTAGCAAGCGAAGAAATGGTTAGACAAGCAGTTGAAGACTTCTATGCCAAGCACGGGAGAATAGATATACTCGTAAACAACGCCGGCATAGGGTTCTCCGGCAAAAGCATCGAGGAGCAGACCCTAGAAGAATGGAGAAGAATCATAGACACAAACCTGACAGGCACATGGCTCTGCACAAAACACGTCGTCACATATATGAAGAAGACCGGCGGAGTCATAATAAACATCGCGTCGACAAGGGCCTTCCAATCGGAGCCAAACACAGAGCCCTACTCAGCGTCAAAGGGAGGAATAATAGCGCTTAGCCACGCACTAGCAGTCTCCCTAGCAAAGTACCACATAAGAGTCATATCGATATCCCCCGGATGGGTAGACACGAGCCACTGGCAAGTACCACCCAGACAGCCACAGCTAACACCCCTAGACCACGAGTGGCACCCCGCCGGACGCGTAGGAAAGCCAGAAGACATAGCCGCCCTAGTAGCATTCCTGGCATCAGACGACGCACAGTGGATGACAGGGACAAACATCACAATAGACGGAGGAGTAACAACAAAAATGTTCTACCCAGACCTCGACCAGATCCAAAAACTCCTAGCAAAACTCCTACAAGACGAGGAAACAGCCCAGACACTCATAAAGCTAGCAGAAAAGCTCCACACAAACAAAGATATCCTAAGAGAAATCAGAAACAAGTACCTCTCAACATCGTAA
- a CDS encoding AbrB/MazE/SpoVT family DNA-binding domain-containing protein, translating into MEYIRVLDRKGRLLLPKEWREKYARYRLVRVRIEGERIIIEPIRLEDFSDETVFMDSRLKSDGKGETRPRLVGGDF; encoded by the coding sequence GTGGAGTATATTAGGGTTTTGGATAGGAAGGGTAGGCTACTGTTGCCCAAGGAGTGGAGAGAGAAGTATGCGAGGTACAGGCTTGTCCGTGTGAGGATCGAGGGGGAGAGGATCATTATTGAGCCTATTAGGCTGGAGGACTTTTCTGATGAGACTGTTTTCATGGATTCACGATTAAAAAGCGACGGTAAGGGAGAGACGCGGCCTAGGCTTGTTGGGGGCGATTTTTAG
- a CDS encoding AbrB/MazE/SpoVT family DNA-binding domain-containing protein, whose amino-acid sequence MARIVVRVGRNYAVYLPRRVVEELKLKEGEKLVLTVEGESIVLRRPLDFFEEARRSPKRLRLAPEEFEKTSVEAQEELLGVRDAHGVT is encoded by the coding sequence GTGGCCCGGATTGTTGTGAGGGTGGGTAGGAACTACGCGGTATACCTCCCCAGAAGAGTAGTGGAGGAGCTGAAGCTCAAGGAAGGGGAGAAGCTGGTTCTGACAGTGGAGGGTGAGAGCATAGTGTTGCGTAGGCCTCTTGATTTCTTCGAGGAGGCTAGGAGGAGTCCTAAGAGGTTGCGCCTGGCGCCTGAGGAGTTCGAGAAAACTAGCGTGGAGGCTCAGGAAGAGTTACTGGGTGTCCGCGATGCTCATGGTGTTACTTGA